The Nostoc cf. commune SO-36 genomic sequence CATCTGTGGATACTTTGAGGAGTGCAAATATTATGACTAGAGCCGCTTTACCCGGTTCTCAATTTCCATCTGGAAATTTGTGGAAAATACTGCCTTTAACGATGCTTTTATGTGCAACTTTCGTACTACCTGCATTTGCACAAGAAAAGGATAGATTATGGCGAACCCTTAGTGTCAGTGGTCGTGGAGTGGAAACAATTCCTACAACCCTGGCACAAGTAAGTTTAGGAGTAGAAATTCAAGGGAAAACAGCACAGGAAGTACAGCAAGAAGCTGCCCGGAGGTCATCTGCTGTAGTTGCCTTTCTCAAGAGCAAAAATGTTGAAAAATTACAAACTACTGGTATCCGGCTCAACCCAGTTTACAGCTACACCGATAATGTGCAACGGATTACAGGCTATGCTGCCAATAACACTGTAAGTTTTAGTATTCCTACCGAGCAAGCTGGGACATTATTGGATGATGCAGTAAAAGCGGGTGCAACACAAATTAATGGCATTAGTTTTGTTGCGAATGATGAAGCGATCGCCTTAGCGCAAAAACAAGCATTAAAAGAAGCTACCCAAGATGCCCAACAGCAAGCTGATGCCGTTTTCAGTGCCTTGGGTTTTAAATCCAAAGAAGTAGTGAGCATTCAAGTTAATAATGCTACTGCGCCTCCACCACCCATGTTTTTACGGGCTGAAGCTGCAAAGTCAGCTGATAATTCCACCCCTGTAATCGGTGGGGAACAGCAAGTAGAAGCATCAGTGACATTGCAAATTAGTTATTAGTCATTAGTCCTTTGTCCTTTGTCATTTGTGAGGGCAAAGGACTAATAATCAATGCCCAATACCCAATGCCCCATGCCCAATGCCAAATTAAAAATGTTCTGAAGACATATCACCTGCACTGCCCTCTCCATCTCGCTTAGAGCCTAGTAAATCTAGTTGATCTACTCTAATGATTGGCGTAGAACGATTTGCTCCTGTTTGGCGATCGCTCCATGTGTCAAACTTTAAGGAACCTTTTATGCCGATTAAACTCCCCTTACGGACATAATTACCTGCTACCTCAGCCGTCTTATCCCATAATTCCAACGTGAACCAGTCAGGTTCATCGCTGTTGCGCGATCGCCTTTTGACCGCAAGTGTCAATCTACACTTAACACTGCCAGACTCAAAATACTTTATATCAGGGTCGCTGCCTACACGGCCAACAAGGGTGACAATATTAATACTCATCTACGTTACCTTTCAGTACAAATGTACTTAGCAATTCCGACTTTCATCATAGCGAATTGTGAAACACTTGAAAATAATGTGTTAAACAGTTAACAATATAATTGACTTGAAAATTTATACACACTATTTGGAGAAACACATAAAATTATACGGATATACTAAGTTAACCAGAGAATATCAAAAAGTACGGAGCTTGAGACATACTAAATATTCTTGGGAATCATATAAAAATATAATCTAGTTTACTCAACTCAGGATACAAACATAATCGAATCAAGCACGATTAATTCTTACCGTTGTAGTCAAGAAGTAGCGCACATAGGGGGCTTACAGACGCGTGGGTATTTTTAGGAACTTTCGCACATCATGGGACATGGGTATCGACCTCGGTACCGCAAACACCCTAGTTTATGTATCTGGTAAAGGTATTGTACTACAAGAACCTTCTGTAGTTGCTATCGATGTCAACGAAAAGGTAGCACTAGCAGTAGGAGAAGAAGCCAAAAAAATGCTCGGTCGCACACCTGGAAATGTAATTGCTCTCCGCCCTTTGCGGGATGGTGTAATTGCTGACTTTGATATAGCCGAGCTAATGCTGAAAAGCTTTATTCAGCGTGTAAATGAAGGTAGGTCTTTGATTTTACCCCGGATTGTTATTGGTATTCCTAGTGGCGTGACCGGAGTAGAAAGGCGAGCTGTGATGGATGCAGCTCACCAAGCAGGAGCAAGAAAAGTGTATTTAATCGATGAACCTGTAGCTGCGGCTATTGGTGCAGGATTACCTGTTGCGGAACCCACTGGCAACATGATCATCGATATTGGTGGTGGCACAACAGAAGTTGCAGTGCTGAGTCTCCAGGGTACGGTAATTAGTGAATCAGTACGCATTGCTGGCGATGAACTGACTGAATCAATCATTCAGTATATTAAGAAAGTTCATAACTTAGTCATTGGTGAACGTACTGCCGAGGATATCAAGATTCGGCTTGGTTCTGCCTATCCCACTAATGATGATAATGAGGCGATGATGGAAGTCCGAGGCTTACACCTGCTTTCTGGTCTACCGCGAACTGTAACAATCAAAGCCCCAGAAATCCGTGAAAGTATGTTGGAACCGCTATCAGTAATTATAGAAGCTGTGAAGCGGACACTGGAACGCACACCGCCAGAGCTGGCCGCAGATATTATTGACAGAGGTATTATGTTAGCGGGTGGTGGTGCTTTGCTCAAAGGCATAGATACCCTGATTAGCCATGAAACAGGGATTATTACCCACATTGCTGCTGATCCTTTAAGCTGTGTTGTGCTAGGTACAGGTCGTGTGTTAGAAAACTTCAAACAGTTGGAACGAGTTGTCACCGAAAGCTCTCGCAATATGTAACAAAAAAAATATCAGACTTGAGTTCTATTTGAGTTCTATTTGGGTTTTATATAAATAGAATCCAAGTAGAACTCAATTTATATAAGTATACAAAGGTATATATGGTGACAATACGGCGTTGGTGGGATCGTAAAGGGTTACAAATTGGGTTGTTAGCTTTAGTAGTTGGTAGTGCTTGGATATTGCGACAGACTCAAGGTGAATTGGTGTTTGAGACATACCAAGCAATTACCCGTCCGTTAGAGATGTTGCAGTCAAGGCCAACTCCCGAAGAACGTCTCAGAGACGCCCGGATATTGGAATTGCAAACCCGTATAGAAGATTTGGAAAGTCAAAAGACAAAATTACAAGATTTATTAGGCTATGTGGAAAAAGAGCCACTGGCATCACGCCCGATTCCAGCACGGGTAATAGGACGTAGTGCTGACCAATGGTGGCAACAAGTCACCCTGAATCGCGGTACAAATGCGGGGATTCAGGAAGGCTTCATAGTCAAGGCAGATGGCGGATTAGTGGGTTTGGTGGAGAGTGTAACTCCCAATACTAGCCGTGTGTTGTTAATCAGTGACCTCAAGAGTCAAGTGGGTGTATCCGTAAGCCGCACGGCAGCTAAAGGCGTTTTGCGAGGAGATTCTTCTGCAGAAGCTGTACTGGAATTTTATGAAAAAGTCCCAAATGCCAAGGTAGGAGACTTAGTTTCCACATCTACTTACAGCCAAAAATTTCCCTCTGGCTTGGCAGTAGGACGAATTAAATCGCTGGATTTAAAGAAACTCCCCGCATCAGTGGCGAAAATTGAGCTTTTTCCGCCAATCCGCTCTCTCGATTGGGTAGCTGTATATCCAAAGCCAGAAAACCAAGAGTCGGCAAATAAAGTGCCGCAAAAGTCTAAGTAATTCTTTGAAAAAATCCATATAAAAATGAAAATTCCTGCATTCGGTGGTAGCAGGCAGAAAAAGCCAAAATCGTCAGAGCGAAAATCAAAATTCCCAATCCAGCCTCTTCCTCGTTGGCATCCTGCTGTACGTAAGTTGTTGAGTTGGATAGTGACGGTTGGATCTGTACTGTTATGTTTATTATTATTGCCAACCCGTCTGCCAGGTATGGAATTATTGGGTATTGGCCCTAACTGGCTGTTAATTTGGGTAGTAGCTTGGAGTGTGAAGCGCACGGTGTTTGCCGGAGCATTGGCAGGTATAGTTCTGGGGCTACTTCAAGATTCAATGACATCACCTAACCCTTCTCATGCCATTAGCTTAGGGATAGTGGGGGCTTTAACTAGTCTGCTCCAGAAACAGCGTTTTATCGAAGAAGATTTTATTTCGATTGCTGTAATTGTCTTTGTTTTGGCAGTTTTGGCAGAAACTATCTTTGGGTTGCAATTAACTTTGCTTGGCAATGAGCGCAAGGTGACAGATATTTGGACATATTACCAGCGTGTCGCCCTTGCTTCTGCCATTCTGAGTAGTTTATGGGCGCCTGTCGTCTATTATCCCCTAAATCTTTGGTGGCAGAGGATGAAATTGTTGGAGCAATAGTCAAGGAAGAGACGCGATTAATCGTGTCTGTTAAGAAGGGAATAGGTTACAGGTAACAGGTGAGAGTAAAGAAAACTATCTCCTGTTACCTGTAACCTACCTAAATATTTGGGGAATTTGGGCAACCTCTGGCAATATGGATTCAAGCTACAGTGAACTGTAAGTGTGAATATTACAGACTCATGTAAGTTAACACAACGACTAATAGCGCCTAGATATTACTGTTTAATTATCAGGAGCAAAGCGGGATTCTCTTGTGGAAAGGCTGCGCGATCGCGTGCAGAATATTTACAGTGTTGCCTAAAATTATGGATAATTCCCCAGTGGTCGCTCAAGCAGATGCATCCTTACCAAATGACACTCAGGAAAATATACAAATAGTGGAGTCAGCAGTTGGATCGAATTCACCACCGAAGGAAAAGATAGGAAGTGACTTTGACTCTCGCATGATGCTGCGGTGTTTGGAACTTGCCCGCCGCGCTTTAGGCCGTACTTCGCCAAATCCTTTAGTGGGAGCGGTAATTGTCAAGGATGGTGAGATTGTTGGCGAAGGGTTTCATCCTCGTGCCGGTGAGCCTCATGCAGAAGTGTTTGCCTTAAAAGCAGCAGGTGTTGGCGGCGCTCGTGGTGCAACAATCTATGTCAGCCTCGAACCTTGCAATCACTACGGGCGTACTCCCCCTTGTTCGGAAGGATTGATCGAAGCAGGGGTGGCAAAAGTAGTGGTGGGTATGGTTGATCCTAATCCACTAGTAGCTGGAGGTGGTATCGCCCGTTTACGTGCGGCGGGGATCGAGGTGTTGGTAGGAGTAGAAGAAGCAGCCTGCCGTCAGCTAAATGAAGCTTTTGTTCATCGCATTCTCTACAAACGACCTTTGGGAATTTTAAAATATGCCATGACTTTAGATGGCAAAATTGCTACTACCTCTGGTCATAGCGCTTGGGTGACAAGCCAAGAAGCCCGCAGTGAAGTACATCAGTTGCGGGCGGCTTGCGATGCCATAATTGTCGGCGGTAATACAGTTCGACAAGATAATCCTTATTTAACCACTCGTCAGGTAGAGGCACATAAACCCCTGCGGGTGGTAATGAGTCGCCATCTCAACTTACCGGAAAGTGCCCATCTGTGGCAAACTGCGGATGCTCCAACTTTGGTGTTGACACAGAAAGGTGCTAATCCCGATTTTCAAGAACTGTTGCTCAAACAGGGTGTGGAGGTGGTGGAATTAACATCACTTACACCAGATAAGGCAATGGCGTACTTATATGAGCGGGGTTTTTGTAGCGTGTTGTGGGAGTGTGGTGGTACCCTAGCTGCTAGTGCGATCGCTCAAGGAGCAATACAAAAAGTTTTAGCATTTATTGCCCCAAAAATCATTGGTGGTAGTATTGCTCCCACACCAGTGGGCGATTTAGGTTTTACTACCATGACTGAGGCGTTGTCTCTAGAACGTGTTCGTTGGCGTGTAGTAGGTTCTGACTGCTTAGTAGAAGGTTATTTTCCTCAAAAAACTAATAGTCAATAGTAATAACACTTGACTATCAATCAATTTATCGTGATTTTGCGTTGGCGTAGCCCGCCGTAGGCATCATGAACACTGACGTTCATGGGCAATATCACGTATAAGAGCTAGCCGAGATTGAATGTAGTGGCACAGATAATCACTTTGGTTAGAATCTAAGAACACTTGCGTTTCGGTTTGTTTCACTAACCACTGCACCAAGTTAGCATCATCCAGTTGTAAGAGGAGCTTGGCTTGGGCGGTTTCAACCACTGACCAAAGCTGACGCATGATTGTAGGAGTCATCAAACCTCAATTGAATAATTTAGCTTTGCTGTTTTCAGATTACACAATTTTGATCGAACTTTACGACATGAATGTAGAAGTTGATATAAGTATTATTAAAAACTTAATAATGGTATTTATAACTTTATAAAAATGTAGACTTTCATACCTGTCGCTTTAGAGGATGTTTTAAAAGTATTTGGCTGTGATTTTAGGCACTTAATGATCCCCCCTAGCCCCCCTTAAAAAGGCAGGGCTGTTTCATTCCCTAAAAGGCGGTGATTTACAAGCGTTTCAAGCAAAAAAGTCAGGTGACTAAAAAATCTGATTGGGTAAGAAAATAGCGATCGCACTGAAATTTACTCGTTGAGGTGGTAGCTTTTATTTGTCCTAGTCAAGCAAATTTCTGACTTATACTCTTGATAAAATCTTTAAGAGATCGAATGAAACAGCCCTGCCTTAAAAAGGGGGGAACCGGAATCAAAGTCCCCCTTTTTAAGGGGGATTTAGGGGGATTTAGGGGGATCTAGAACGTTTTGCTACCGACAAAAGGACTTTTAAAACATCCTCTTAGAGTGTTCCAAAAAATAAATGATCCAAAATCCGTCATTGCGATCGTAGAGAAGCAATCCCAGCCCTTGCGATTGCTTCTCTAAGATCGCAATGACAATTGAGCATTTTTTTACTTGGAGTACTCTTAGTCTATATATATATAAAAGCCGTTAAGATGATCTAGTAATGCAATGTCTTTTACATACTACAATTATGCTATCGTATGTTTTTTTTATAAATAAAAGTCGTTAACTCAATGGCTTGGTGGTCTGCTTCCGAACTTTCAGCGAGTGTTAAACCTTTTAAAACTTTTAAAACAACTTCTTCGTCTACGTATGTGATGAAAGGTTGTTACTATCTTAATTTATCTTGGGAAATTGGATGCATTTCATTGACTATTTTCAAAATCTGATGTCTTGCCCAGTAGGTACACAGAACGAAAATTATCAAAGTCTGCCAATTCATTAATATAGAAATATTTTCAGTCCCTAGCGCGACGGCGAAAAGTATAAATACAAACAGAAAGACACGAACCAGTTGATTTGGTAAATCTTTTGACCACTCACTTTTAGTCATACGATAAATAAAATAAGGTATCCAGCGACTAATCACTTGTGCTGTGAATAATATCGACCCAATGATATTGCTTTTTGTGACTACCAGAAAACCAAAGTACTTGTAAGCTTGCAATATAAAGTAAAGCCAAATTCGTGTCTGCTTATCAACAAAGTTGTAAGCATAGTAACTCACTCGTACCAACACGAGTAGACCGATCCACAATGCCATATTAGTCCAAATTGCTACTAAGTCTAAGGCACTAATTTCGGTAGCAAAACTTTTATCACTTGAGACAACTTTAGTCAATTCCAGAATAATTAGTCCAGGAACCGCGAAAGTTACAGACCAAAGCCAAGCCTGCCATACATTGATTCGGTTCTTATACTTTTGGTACGTTTCTGAAAGCGTTGGTTTTTTCTCAAACCGTTCAGCAACTGTGTCATTTTCTACATAGCCTAGTTCATAGATGCACCAGAAAGAAAGTATTAAAAAAAACATACTAATGGCATGAATAATTGGTTGGCTATTCACCAAACTCAAACATACTATCAAGACCACAAGATCGTCCAATAATACCTTGGTCAGAAAAAATTTTTTACCTGGCCGCTTTGCTCGCTCTAGATACAAAAACGGGATATAAATATCAGCCATAGCTGAAACATACTTTGCTTCTGGCCAAATAACTAAACATGGAGTTGCTACAGATGCAAGTAATTGGTTATCATCAACTGAGTCTGTAACTGCGATCGCACGAGCAACTTCCTTTTCTCCCAGTGATGCTGTCACTAAGAAATGTTTTCCTCGCTGTCTATCTATCCCTCCCTGCCAGAATCGACAAGCGATGACATCATTAAAATTTATGGGTAAATGTTTACACAGGGGACGAACAATAAAACCAAACCCTTGGGTGGCTAGTATTACACGTAAATTTGCATTCTTAGTAAGTGCCTGGATCAGGGTAGTATTGGCATAAGCTTGAGCTTGCTGTTTAGCTCGCCATTGCCACAAAATTACAGTCCAGGGAAAAACTATGGTTGCGATTAAAACTCGTATCCAATCTCGTGAAACCTCTCCTTTAATTTTCCCTGGTAGCCAATTCCACGGTTTGATAACATTCAACAGGGTGAGCAATAAGTACCCAAGAATGCGGGGTTCTAAAGTGTTGAGATACTCTTGTGTGGAATTCCGTAGAAAGAGAGTTTCATCTAAATCTACTAGGATAAGTGTACCATCCGGCGCTGTTCCAATTATGTTAACTACATCAGCTACGGAAGTCTTAGTTTCAATGACGTTTACTACATCAGCGACGGAAGTTTCAGCTTCAATGATGTTAACTACATCAGCGACGGAAGTCTCAGCTTCAATGATACAGCGCTTCCCGCTATTATGCAATACAGTTTTTCTTATTGCCTCTCTCCTAACATAGCTTTTAGCTTTGAGGATGTACCTCATAGCTGCCGGAAGTGCTGTATTTACTACATTAACTACGGAAGCTTCAGGTTCGGAAATATTTACTGCATCAGTTAAGGGAACTTCAAATTCAGCAATATTTCCTACATCAGCTTCATGTTCGGCAATATCTACTACATCACTTACGGGGACTCCAAGTTCAGCAATATTTGCTACATTGGGCAAGGGGGTTTCATCACTGTCACCGAATGTATTTATTATCATAAGGCTAATAGCTTGATATACTGATGTAATTTTTTTGTTTTATCCGTAGCTTAATAAGCTAGCACTGTTTAGCTGTAGATGGATTCACAAAATCATGTAAATTTACATCCCAAATGCTGATGTAAATAAAATTACATTGTTGGCGGATAATTTGACCCTTGACTGAGCCATTATTAAAACTAAAATTATCAGACTGACGCTGTTGTACTTGTTTGAGTCCC encodes the following:
- the ribD gene encoding bifunctional diaminohydroxyphosphoribosylaminopyrimidine deaminase/5-amino-6-(5-phosphoribosylamino)uracil reductase RibD, whose protein sequence is MDNSPVVAQADASLPNDTQENIQIVESAVGSNSPPKEKIGSDFDSRMMLRCLELARRALGRTSPNPLVGAVIVKDGEIVGEGFHPRAGEPHAEVFALKAAGVGGARGATIYVSLEPCNHYGRTPPCSEGLIEAGVAKVVVGMVDPNPLVAGGGIARLRAAGIEVLVGVEEAACRQLNEAFVHRILYKRPLGILKYAMTLDGKIATTSGHSAWVTSQEARSEVHQLRAACDAIIVGGNTVRQDNPYLTTRQVEAHKPLRVVMSRHLNLPESAHLWQTADAPTLVLTQKGANPDFQELLLKQGVEVVELTSLTPDKAMAYLYERGFCSVLWECGGTLAASAIAQGAIQKVLAFIAPKIIGGSIAPTPVGDLGFTTMTEALSLERVRWRVVGSDCLVEGYFPQKTNSQ
- a CDS encoding HAD family hydrolase, producing the protein MIINTFGDSDETPLPNVANIAELGVPVSDVVDIAEHEADVGNIAEFEVPLTDAVNISEPEASVVNVVNTALPAAMRYILKAKSYVRREAIRKTVLHNSGKRCIIEAETSVADVVNIIEAETSVADVVNVIETKTSVADVVNIIGTAPDGTLILVDLDETLFLRNSTQEYLNTLEPRILGYLLLTLLNVIKPWNWLPGKIKGEVSRDWIRVLIATIVFPWTVILWQWRAKQQAQAYANTTLIQALTKNANLRVILATQGFGFIVRPLCKHLPINFNDVIACRFWQGGIDRQRGKHFLVTASLGEKEVARAIAVTDSVDDNQLLASVATPCLVIWPEAKYVSAMADIYIPFLYLERAKRPGKKFFLTKVLLDDLVVLIVCLSLVNSQPIIHAISMFFLILSFWCIYELGYVENDTVAERFEKKPTLSETYQKYKNRINVWQAWLWSVTFAVPGLIILELTKVVSSDKSFATEISALDLVAIWTNMALWIGLLVLVRVSYYAYNFVDKQTRIWLYFILQAYKYFGFLVVTKSNIIGSILFTAQVISRWIPYFIYRMTKSEWSKDLPNQLVRVFLFVFILFAVALGTENISILMNWQTLIIFVLCTYWARHQILKIVNEMHPISQDKLR
- a CDS encoding single-stranded DNA-binding protein, which encodes MSINIVTLVGRVGSDPDIKYFESGSVKCRLTLAVKRRSRNSDEPDWFTLELWDKTAEVAGNYVRKGSLIGIKGSLKFDTWSDRQTGANRSTPIIRVDQLDLLGSKRDGEGSAGDMSSEHF
- a CDS encoding rod shape-determining protein — translated: MGIDLGTANTLVYVSGKGIVLQEPSVVAIDVNEKVALAVGEEAKKMLGRTPGNVIALRPLRDGVIADFDIAELMLKSFIQRVNEGRSLILPRIVIGIPSGVTGVERRAVMDAAHQAGARKVYLIDEPVAAAIGAGLPVAEPTGNMIIDIGGGTTEVAVLSLQGTVISESVRIAGDELTESIIQYIKKVHNLVIGERTAEDIKIRLGSAYPTNDDNEAMMEVRGLHLLSGLPRTVTIKAPEIRESMLEPLSVIIEAVKRTLERTPPELAADIIDRGIMLAGGGALLKGIDTLISHETGIITHIAADPLSCVVLGTGRVLENFKQLERVVTESSRNM
- a CDS encoding SIMPL domain-containing protein, which gives rise to MTRAALPGSQFPSGNLWKILPLTMLLCATFVLPAFAQEKDRLWRTLSVSGRGVETIPTTLAQVSLGVEIQGKTAQEVQQEAARRSSAVVAFLKSKNVEKLQTTGIRLNPVYSYTDNVQRITGYAANNTVSFSIPTEQAGTLLDDAVKAGATQINGISFVANDEAIALAQKQALKEATQDAQQQADAVFSALGFKSKEVVSIQVNNATAPPPPMFLRAEAAKSADNSTPVIGGEQQVEASVTLQISY
- the mreC gene encoding rod shape-determining protein MreC; this translates as MVTIRRWWDRKGLQIGLLALVVGSAWILRQTQGELVFETYQAITRPLEMLQSRPTPEERLRDARILELQTRIEDLESQKTKLQDLLGYVEKEPLASRPIPARVIGRSADQWWQQVTLNRGTNAGIQEGFIVKADGGLVGLVESVTPNTSRVLLISDLKSQVGVSVSRTAAKGVLRGDSSAEAVLEFYEKVPNAKVGDLVSTSTYSQKFPSGLAVGRIKSLDLKKLPASVAKIELFPPIRSLDWVAVYPKPENQESANKVPQKSK
- the mreD gene encoding rod shape-determining protein MreD, translated to MKIPAFGGSRQKKPKSSERKSKFPIQPLPRWHPAVRKLLSWIVTVGSVLLCLLLLPTRLPGMELLGIGPNWLLIWVVAWSVKRTVFAGALAGIVLGLLQDSMTSPNPSHAISLGIVGALTSLLQKQRFIEEDFISIAVIVFVLAVLAETIFGLQLTLLGNERKVTDIWTYYQRVALASAILSSLWAPVVYYPLNLWWQRMKLLEQ